A stretch of the Leptidea sinapis chromosome 17, ilLepSina1.1, whole genome shotgun sequence genome encodes the following:
- the LOC126969126 gene encoding mitochondrial fission 1 protein, with amino-acid sequence MEDVLDEIVSSEDLQKFEKVYHEQLHQGNVTHKAQFEYAWCLVRSKYATDIRKGILLLKDLFNSHAEGKRDYLFYLAIGNARIKEYNKALHYVKSFLEIEPANQQVLALEHQINKRMEKEGLIGIAVASGAVLAIGGLVGLGIALAKSTNK; translated from the exons ATGGAAGATGTATTAGACGAAATCGTGTCTTCAGAAGATTTGCAA AAGTTTGAAAAAGTCTACCATGAACAACTACATCAGGGGAACGTAACACACAAGGCTCAATTTGAATATGCTTGGTGCCTTGTGCGTAGCAAATATGCGACTGATATAAGAAAG GGTATTCTATTACTGAAGGACTTATTCAACTCACATGCAGAAGGCAAAAGAGATTATCTTTTTTACCTCGCCATAGGCAATGCAAGAATCAAAGAATACAATAAGGCACTGCATTATGTAAAATCATTCCTGGAAATAGAACCTGCTAACCAGCAGGTCCTAGCATTAGAG catcaaatcaataaaagaaTGGAGAAGGAGGGCCTGATTGGGATAGCGGTGGCTAGTGGGGCTGTTCTTGCTATCGGAGGACTGGTAGGCCTTGGAATTGCACTCGCTAAGAGCACTAACAAATAA